From Staphylococcus sp. M0911, a single genomic window includes:
- a CDS encoding biotin-dependent carboxyltransferase family protein: MSIIIENSGLFSSFHDFGRHGYEHNGVIPCGALDSLSHEIANRLVANDKNEATLEMTHKMPTIRFTEPTLIALAGGNFKAETQTMKVFPYKLYLMEKDDVLKFKETSRTSRVYLAIGGGFKLDEWLGSTSTDFNVKLGGFEGRQLQNGDEIEMKRLYSERHHKLFENLAESRQTDWGVDGYALSFNYMSDVFHVIKNKGSEDFKENALQRFASRNYKVTSKANRMGMILEGEKVKAYYEDMPAHQSVKRGTIQVKRDGTPIILLNDHYTLGSYPQIGTIASYHLTKLAQKPTGSKLKFQFIDIETAEKNLVKYSNWLNQLFHGIEYRMQLEMLK; encoded by the coding sequence ATGTCAATCATAATAGAAAATAGCGGTTTGTTTAGTAGTTTTCATGATTTTGGGAGACACGGATATGAACATAATGGTGTGATACCATGTGGTGCACTCGATAGTTTGTCACATGAAATTGCCAATCGATTAGTAGCTAATGATAAAAATGAAGCAACACTTGAAATGACACATAAAATGCCAACGATTCGTTTTACAGAACCTACACTCATCGCATTAGCAGGTGGTAACTTTAAAGCCGAGACACAAACAATGAAGGTATTTCCATATAAGTTATATTTAATGGAAAAAGATGATGTTTTGAAGTTTAAAGAAACGAGTAGAACATCACGTGTCTATTTAGCTATCGGTGGTGGTTTTAAGTTAGATGAATGGTTAGGTTCTACATCCACAGATTTCAACGTGAAATTGGGTGGTTTTGAGGGTCGACAATTACAAAATGGTGATGAAATTGAAATGAAACGCTTATATAGTGAGCGACATCACAAACTGTTTGAAAATTTAGCTGAGTCCCGACAAACTGATTGGGGTGTAGATGGCTATGCGTTATCATTTAATTATATGTCAGACGTATTTCATGTCATTAAAAATAAAGGTTCAGAAGATTTTAAAGAAAATGCATTACAACGTTTTGCATCACGTAACTATAAAGTAACTAGTAAAGCTAATAGAATGGGCATGATTTTAGAAGGTGAGAAAGTAAAAGCATATTATGAAGATATGCCTGCACATCAATCCGTTAAACGCGGTACAATCCAAGTTAAAAGAGATGGCACACCCATTATTCTATTAAATGATCACTATACATTAGGAAGTTATCCTCAGATAGGGACGATTGCAAGTTATCATTTAACTAAACTAGCTCAGAAACCAACGGGATCAAAATTAAAATTCCAATTTATAGATATTGAAACAGCGGAGAAAAATCTCGTTAAATACAGTAATTGGTTAAATCAATTATTCCATGGCATTGAATATCGTATGCAGTTAGAAATGTTGAAATAG
- a CDS encoding aminotransferase class IV encodes MYLFETMKLENGHIARLTFHKQRMSQSSNKLNIAFNELDWDRLIQSIQAEYSEGSYRLKVMLQEEGNFDYLVAPLTSKSHFTASLVREHANTSHLMKINKTSNREHVSYDLNTDLALIFDENGKILEFNIGNVMFKENDHYFTPHYNEDFLLGCMRQSLIDEGCLQERDYYVDELIEKLKTKKVEVFLLNSLREVADVTIYL; translated from the coding sequence ATGTACTTATTTGAAACAATGAAATTAGAGAATGGTCATATTGCACGACTTACTTTTCACAAACAGAGAATGAGTCAATCAAGCAACAAATTGAATATAGCTTTTAATGAGTTAGATTGGGACCGTCTTATTCAATCGATCCAAGCTGAATATTCTGAAGGTAGCTATCGTTTGAAAGTGATGTTACAAGAAGAAGGGAATTTCGATTATTTAGTGGCGCCCCTAACATCTAAATCACATTTCACTGCGTCTTTAGTACGTGAACATGCCAATACGTCGCATCTAATGAAAATTAATAAAACCTCAAATAGAGAACATGTATCTTATGATTTAAACACTGATTTAGCACTCATATTTGATGAAAATGGCAAAATTTTAGAATTTAATATTGGTAATGTCATGTTTAAAGAAAACGATCATTATTTTACACCTCATTATAATGAAGATTTTTTATTAGGATGTATGCGACAATCCTTGATTGATGAAGGTTGTTTGCAAGAAAGAGACTATTATGTCGATGAATTAATAGAGAAATTGAAGACAAAGAAAGTGGAGGTATTTTTACTAAATAGTTTGCGAGAGGTTGCCGATGTTACAATTTACCTATAA
- the pabB gene encoding aminodeoxychorismate synthase component I: protein MTIKFNYRYYLDDNQFETYHIELDQLIEKKIANHVEEVGHVIRFAEFQQQQGHYVALYITYEAARYFNPQMTVCHVEEDGVLAIAYSFKVANHINESKKLNNASYQPKHQFKFIESNQQMKEKIQSIQHAIVEGDTYQVNYTTRLTDDIYLPIHQLYRQLTTEANGNYTALLDTDEIKVASISPELFFQKGIFNGEENVLVSKPMKGTMPRGETNKEDQQNYHQLQQSKKDKAENVMIVDLLRNDISRIAKTGSIIVYKLFFIETYHTVHQMTSMVTGKLSSDVTLEMILNAIFPCGSITGAPKINTMKLIHSLEQVPRHIYCGTIGLLLPNDKMIFNIPIRTIEYRHQQAIYGVGAGITINSNPDDEVKEFYDKTRILERL, encoded by the coding sequence GTGACTATCAAATTTAACTATCGCTATTACTTAGACGATAATCAATTTGAAACCTATCATATTGAATTAGATCAATTGATTGAAAAGAAGATAGCTAACCATGTGGAAGAAGTGGGGCACGTTATACGCTTTGCAGAATTTCAACAACAACAAGGTCATTATGTTGCATTATATATAACATATGAAGCGGCACGTTATTTCAATCCACAAATGACCGTGTGCCATGTAGAAGAAGATGGTGTCTTAGCAATTGCATATAGCTTTAAAGTTGCCAATCATATTAATGAATCTAAGAAATTGAATAATGCATCATATCAACCGAAACATCAATTTAAATTTATAGAATCAAATCAACAAATGAAAGAAAAAATACAAAGCATTCAACATGCAATTGTCGAAGGAGATACTTATCAAGTGAACTATACTACACGTTTGACTGATGACATCTACTTACCGATTCATCAGTTATATCGACAATTAACTACTGAGGCAAATGGTAATTACACAGCCTTATTAGATACAGATGAGATCAAAGTTGCATCTATTTCTCCTGAATTATTTTTTCAGAAAGGAATCTTTAATGGTGAAGAGAACGTGTTAGTTAGTAAACCTATGAAAGGTACCATGCCGAGAGGTGAAACCAATAAAGAAGATCAACAAAACTACCATCAACTACAACAGTCTAAGAAAGATAAAGCTGAAAATGTAATGATTGTAGATTTATTGAGAAATGACATTTCTAGAATAGCAAAGACAGGGAGTATTATTGTTTATAAATTATTCTTTATCGAAACGTATCATACGGTACACCAAATGACGAGTATGGTAACAGGAAAATTATCGTCAGATGTGACCCTTGAAATGATCTTAAATGCTATATTTCCGTGTGGTTCTATTACTGGTGCACCTAAAATAAATACTATGAAGTTAATTCATTCTTTAGAACAAGTCCCAAGACACATATATTGTGGAACAATTGGATTATTACTTCCTAACGATAAAATGATATTTAATATACCTATACGTACGATTGAATATCGACATCAACAAGCAATTTATGGTGTTGGTGCTGGGATTACGATTAACTCTAATCCAGATGATGAAGTCAAAGAATTTTATGATAAGACAAGGATACTGGAGAGATTATAA
- a CDS encoding aminodeoxychorismate/anthranilate synthase component II: MIVVIDNKDSFTYNLINYFKMATQETVNVIDVEDINIEELKELKPKAIVISPGPGRPSDYPILFKVMDDFYQHIPILGVCLGFQMIYQYFGGTIIHRDRPIHGHTTLLRHNGEGVFKGLPDSFSVMLYHSLKADESCVPKELKVTAEGDDGVIMGLQHDNYPIYGLQYHPESILSEQGQNQIQNFIDIVGENSDYQI; this comes from the coding sequence ATGATAGTAGTGATAGATAATAAAGATTCATTTACTTATAATTTAATTAATTATTTTAAAATGGCTACCCAAGAGACGGTTAACGTCATTGATGTAGAGGATATTAATATAGAGGAATTAAAAGAATTGAAGCCCAAAGCTATCGTTATATCACCGGGTCCTGGGAGACCTAGTGATTATCCTATTTTATTTAAGGTGATGGATGACTTTTATCAGCACATACCTATATTGGGGGTCTGTTTAGGATTTCAAATGATTTACCAATATTTTGGAGGAACAATTATACATAGAGATAGACCTATACATGGTCATACGACATTATTAAGACATAACGGCGAAGGTGTATTCAAAGGATTACCAGATAGCTTCAGTGTTATGCTCTATCATTCTTTGAAGGCAGATGAAAGTTGTGTTCCTAAAGAATTGAAGGTTACAGCTGAAGGAGATGATGGTGTCATTATGGGATTACAACATGATAATTATCCTATTTACGGACTACAGTATCACCCAGAATCTATTTTAAGCGAACAAGGCCAAAACCAGATTCAAAACTTTATCGACATTGTAGGTGAAAATAGTGACTATCAAATTTAA
- the queC gene encoding 7-cyano-7-deazaguanine synthase QueC — translation MQHTLDQNKAIVVFSGGQDSTTCLFYAKKHFKDVTLVTFNYGQRHDTEIEVAKKIAQEQNVEHHILDMSLLSQLTPNALTQHDLKIEDTEDGIPNTFVPARNLLFLSFAGALAYQIKAKHIITGVCETDFSGYPDCRDSFIKSMNITLNLSMDRDFVIHTPLMWLDKAQTWELADDLGVLNYIRENTLTCYNGIIGDGCGECPACQLRSRGLEKYLAKKGVQ, via the coding sequence GTGCAACACACTCTAGATCAAAACAAAGCCATTGTCGTCTTTAGCGGAGGTCAAGATAGTACAACATGTTTGTTTTATGCTAAAAAGCATTTTAAAGATGTTACTCTCGTTACCTTTAATTATGGACAAAGACATGATACTGAAATTGAAGTAGCAAAAAAAATTGCTCAAGAGCAAAACGTAGAACACCACATATTAGATATGTCGTTGTTATCGCAACTGACACCTAATGCATTAACACAACATGATTTAAAAATTGAAGATACTGAAGATGGCATACCAAATACATTCGTACCTGCTCGTAATTTACTCTTCTTATCATTCGCTGGTGCATTAGCTTATCAAATTAAAGCTAAACATATTATTACTGGTGTGTGCGAAACTGACTTCTCAGGTTATCCAGACTGTCGTGATAGCTTCATTAAATCCATGAACATAACATTAAACTTGTCTATGGACAGAGACTTCGTGATTCACACGCCATTAATGTGGTTAGATAAAGCACAAACATGGGAACTTGCTGACGATCTTGGGGTATTAAACTATATTCGTGAAAATACGCTAACTTGTTATAACGGTATTATTGGAGATGGGTGTGGTGAATGCCCTGCCTGCCAATTAAGATCACGTGGACTCGAAAAATATCTTGCTAAGAAAGGAGTACAATAA
- the queD gene encoding 6-carboxytetrahydropterin synthase QueD, translated as MIQQIYPSVSHPYQFELNKDFNFSAAHYIPSEDAGKCMRTHGHTYFVNITIVGDELDHNGFLVNFSDLKKLIHDQFDHYLLNDLVQFKGKSPSTEIVAQTIYQMVQSYLKDQKNHPKCVQVYLRETPTSYVVYRPKGDL; from the coding sequence ATGATTCAACAAATTTATCCTAGTGTCAGTCATCCCTATCAATTCGAACTTAATAAAGACTTTAACTTTTCAGCAGCACATTACATTCCGAGTGAAGACGCTGGGAAATGTATGCGTACTCACGGGCACACATATTTCGTAAATATTACCATAGTTGGAGATGAATTAGACCATAACGGTTTTTTAGTGAATTTTAGTGATTTAAAAAAATTGATACATGACCAATTCGATCATTATTTATTAAATGATTTAGTTCAATTCAAAGGTAAAAGTCCTTCTACAGAAATTGTCGCTCAGACTATTTATCAAATGGTGCAATCATACCTTAAAGATCAAAAAAACCATCCAAAATGCGTCCAAGTTTATTTACGTGAAACACCTACTAGCTATGTCGTATATCGTCCTAAAGGTGATTTATAA
- the queE gene encoding 7-carboxy-7-deazaguanine synthase QueE → MAKIPVLEVFGPTIQGEGRVIGRKTMFVRTAGCDYRCSWCDSAFTWDGSAKEDIQLMSAEEIYNKLREIGGNNFNHVTISGGNPALIKGIQDLVDLFEEHHIQTALETQGSKFQPWMTQIDDLTISPKPPSSNMKPNLDILDSVIEQCVPESLNLKVVIFDEDDFEFAKMIHHRYPTIPFYLQVGNPYLDEEVDNHTAKLLQRYEQLVERVMTSSDMNNVYVLPQLHTLLWSNMKGV, encoded by the coding sequence ATGGCTAAAATACCTGTATTAGAAGTATTTGGACCAACAATTCAAGGAGAAGGACGTGTCATTGGTAGAAAAACAATGTTTGTTAGAACTGCAGGTTGTGATTATCGCTGTAGTTGGTGTGATTCTGCCTTTACATGGGATGGTAGTGCTAAAGAAGATATTCAATTAATGTCTGCAGAAGAAATCTATAACAAATTGCGTGAAATAGGTGGCAATAATTTTAATCACGTCACAATTTCTGGTGGAAATCCAGCACTTATCAAAGGTATCCAAGATTTAGTAGATTTATTTGAAGAACATCATATTCAAACTGCCCTTGAAACACAAGGTAGTAAATTCCAACCATGGATGACTCAAATCGATGACTTAACAATTAGTCCTAAACCGCCAAGCTCAAATATGAAACCTAATTTGGATATTTTAGATAGTGTTATTGAACAGTGTGTACCTGAATCACTTAATTTAAAAGTCGTCATTTTTGATGAGGATGACTTCGAATTTGCTAAAATGATACATCATCGTTATCCAACAATTCCGTTTTATTTACAAGTGGGTAATCCTTATTTAGATGAAGAGGTCGACAACCATACTGCTAAACTATTACAACGTTATGAACAATTAGTCGAACGTGTTATGACTAGTAGCGATATGAATAATGTATACGTATTGCCTCAATTACACACTTTGTTATGGAGTAATATGAAGGGCGTTTAA
- a CDS encoding glycosyltransferase family 2 protein, producing MNIRVIIPCYNEGEVVLKTYEKLTEILKQDSSDKQYEYDLLFIDDGSKDSTIDHLQNLALADHHVKYISFSRNFGKEAAMVAGYQHSEHCDAVVMIDADLQHPPEFIPQMVEGYNEGYDQVIAKRDRKGENVARKSMTRAYYKLINAFVEDVQFEDGVGDFRLISKRAVQALTSMDEYNRFSKGLFEWIGYNTKVFTYENVEREAGESKWSFAKLLNYGIDGLISFNNKPLRMMIYLGMFTFSLSVLYLLYLLINIMISGVNIPGYFTTIAAITLLGGIQLMSIGVIGEYIGRIYYEVKKRPKYIVQATNIEPEQTSEISQESNDSNKTQSSKNQSQQYHQIRRFDAHRHQPTYQATQNSEEYKERVH from the coding sequence ATGAATATAAGAGTCATCATTCCTTGTTATAATGAAGGAGAAGTCGTATTAAAGACATATGAAAAACTGACTGAGATATTAAAGCAAGATAGTAGCGATAAACAATATGAATACGATTTACTATTCATAGATGATGGCAGTAAAGATTCAACTATTGATCATCTACAAAATTTAGCATTAGCCGACCACCACGTAAAATATATTTCATTTAGTAGAAACTTTGGTAAAGAAGCTGCTATGGTGGCAGGCTATCAGCATAGTGAACATTGTGACGCTGTAGTTATGATAGATGCTGATCTACAACATCCGCCAGAATTTATTCCGCAAATGGTTGAAGGATATAATGAAGGTTATGATCAAGTGATAGCAAAACGTGATCGTAAAGGAGAAAATGTCGCTAGAAAATCGATGACACGTGCTTATTATAAATTGATAAATGCCTTTGTGGAAGATGTACAGTTTGAAGATGGCGTAGGTGACTTTAGATTAATAAGCAAGCGTGCAGTACAAGCACTGACATCTATGGATGAATATAACCGATTTTCAAAGGGATTATTTGAATGGATAGGTTATAATACGAAAGTATTCACCTATGAAAATGTAGAACGTGAAGCAGGAGAATCGAAATGGTCATTTGCCAAATTATTAAATTATGGTATTGATGGCTTAATTTCGTTTAATAATAAACCATTAAGAATGATGATTTATCTAGGTATGTTTACATTTTCACTCAGTGTACTATATCTTCTGTATCTTTTAATTAATATCATGATTTCAGGTGTAAACATTCCTGGTTACTTCACAACAATAGCTGCGATTACACTTTTAGGTGGTATTCAGTTAATGTCCATAGGAGTTATTGGTGAGTATATTGGTCGAATCTATTATGAAGTGAAAAAGCGACCTAAATATATTGTTCAGGCAACAAATATTGAACCTGAACAAACATCTGAAATATCACAGGAGTCAAATGACTCAAACAAGACACAATCTAGTAAAAATCAGTCTCAACAATATCATCAAATTAGAAGATTTGATGCACATAGACATCAACCAACATATCAAGCAACACAAAATAGTGAAGAATATAAAGAACGTGTTCATTAA
- a CDS encoding aldo/keto reductase: protein MNINDTQYLNNGYPMPSIGLGVYKIADDEMNEVINTAIEAGYRAFDTAYFYGNEQSLGQALKQTNVDREDLFITSKLWNDYQGYDSTIQYFNQSLENLGLEYLDLFLIHWPCEENGLFIESYKALETLYHEGKVKAIGVCNFKQHHLEKLMQETEIVPQINQIELHPYFNQQELQDYCDHHDIKVTAWMPLMRNRGLLDDPVITDIAKRYQKTPAQIVLRWHLAHNRIIIPKSKTPSRIQENYNILDFNLELTDVAQIDSLNRNDRQGKDPDEVAIGDLK from the coding sequence ATGAATATTAATGATACACAATATTTAAATAATGGTTATCCTATGCCATCGATTGGCTTAGGTGTTTATAAAATAGCAGATGATGAAATGAATGAAGTGATTAATACCGCTATTGAAGCAGGTTATCGTGCATTTGATACGGCATATTTCTATGGTAACGAACAGTCCTTAGGGCAAGCGTTAAAGCAAACAAACGTTGATAGAGAAGATTTATTTATTACATCTAAATTATGGAATGATTATCAAGGATATGACAGTACGATTCAATATTTCAACCAATCTTTAGAAAATTTAGGTCTTGAGTATTTAGATTTGTTTTTAATTCATTGGCCTTGTGAAGAAAATGGCTTATTTATAGAAAGTTATAAGGCACTAGAAACCCTTTATCATGAAGGTAAAGTCAAAGCCATAGGCGTTTGTAACTTTAAACAACATCATTTAGAGAAACTAATGCAAGAAACAGAAATAGTTCCTCAAATTAATCAAATAGAGTTACATCCATACTTTAATCAACAAGAATTACAAGATTATTGTGATCATCATGATATTAAAGTCACTGCATGGATGCCATTAATGAGAAACAGAGGATTATTGGACGATCCAGTTATTACGGATATAGCGAAACGCTATCAAAAGACACCAGCACAAATTGTTTTACGTTGGCATTTAGCGCATAATCGCATTATTATTCCTAAATCTAAAACACCTAGTCGAATTCAGGAAAATTATAATATTTTAGATTTCAATCTTGAACTTACAGATGTAGCACAAATTGATAGTTTGAACCGAAATGATAGACAAGGTAAAGATCCAGATGAAGTCGCGATAGGTGATTTAAAATAA
- a CDS encoding hemolysin family protein → MDTSTIISLIVFFLLIALTTVFVGSEFALVKVRSTRIEQLADEGNSGAKIVKKMIANLDYYLSACQLGITVTSLGLGWLGEPTFDKLLHPLFELMHLPSALTTTVSFVIAFIVVTYLHVVLGELAPKSFAIQHTEKMALLYARPLYYFGNVMKPLIWLMNGSARVILRVFGVDPDAQSDAMSEEEIKIIINNSYNGGEINQTELAYMQNIFSFDERQAKDIMVPRTQMITLNEPFNVDELLETIKEYQFTRYPITEDGDKDHVKGFINVKEFLTEYASGKTIKIGNYIHELPMISETTRISDALVRMQREHVHISLIIDEYGGTAGILTMEDILEEIVGEIRDEFDDDEVNDIVKLEDNKYQINGRVLLDDLNEQFGIEFEDSEDIDTIGGWLQSENTNLQKDDFVDTDYDRWIISEIENHQIIWVTLNYEFNQERPSYEVNSDEEQTD, encoded by the coding sequence TTGGATACTTCGACCATAATTAGTTTAATTGTATTTTTTCTTTTAATTGCATTAACAACAGTATTTGTCGGATCTGAATTTGCACTTGTCAAAGTAAGATCTACGCGTATCGAACAATTAGCAGATGAAGGAAACAGTGGCGCTAAAATCGTTAAGAAAATGATTGCTAACCTGGATTACTACTTATCTGCATGCCAACTAGGTATAACAGTAACTTCATTAGGTTTAGGTTGGTTAGGTGAACCGACATTTGATAAATTACTACATCCCTTATTCGAACTAATGCATTTACCAAGCGCATTAACGACAACAGTTTCATTTGTCATTGCGTTTATTGTAGTCACATATTTACATGTCGTATTAGGTGAACTTGCTCCTAAATCATTCGCTATTCAACATACTGAGAAGATGGCGTTACTATATGCTAGACCGTTATATTACTTTGGTAATGTAATGAAACCCTTAATTTGGTTAATGAACGGTTCAGCACGCGTGATTCTTAGAGTGTTTGGTGTAGATCCGGATGCACAATCGGATGCAATGTCAGAAGAAGAAATCAAAATCATTATTAATAATAGTTATAATGGTGGCGAAATCAACCAAACTGAGCTTGCATATATGCAAAATATCTTTTCTTTTGATGAAAGACAAGCTAAGGATATTATGGTTCCCCGAACTCAAATGATTACGTTGAACGAGCCTTTTAATGTTGATGAACTATTAGAAACGATTAAGGAATACCAATTTACTCGATATCCTATTACTGAAGATGGTGATAAGGACCATGTTAAAGGATTTATAAATGTTAAAGAATTCTTAACTGAGTATGCATCTGGTAAAACAATCAAAATTGGTAACTATATACATGAATTACCGATGATTTCAGAGACAACACGTATTAGTGATGCACTTGTTAGAATGCAACGTGAACATGTTCATATCAGTTTGATTATTGATGAATATGGTGGTACAGCAGGTATTTTAACAATGGAAGATATTCTAGAAGAAATTGTCGGTGAAATCCGAGATGAATTTGACGATGACGAAGTAAACGATATCGTTAAATTAGAAGACAACAAATATCAAATTAATGGTCGTGTGTTATTAGACGACTTAAATGAACAATTTGGTATTGAATTTGAAGACTCAGAAGATATTGATACAATCGGTGGATGGCTACAATCTGAAAATACAAATCTGCAGAAAGATGATTTCGTTGATACAGATTACGATCGTTGGATCATATCAGAAATTGAAAATCACCAAATTATATGGGTTACTTTAAATTATGAATTTAATCAAGAACGCCCATCATATGAAGTGAATTCAGATGAGGAACAAACGGATTAA
- the nagA gene encoding N-acetylglucosamine-6-phosphate deacetylase, with the protein MKEYLLINGQIYTESQKIEQGFIHIKDGKIIEIGSAKDRLNTLSKTYPTVDVQGHHVIPGFIDIHIHGGYGEDAMDASMDGLKHLSEQLLSEGTTSFLATTMTQSDDSIHRALQNIADYYQIQNRHDAAEIVGIHLEGPFISEHKVGAQHPKYVQRPSIEKIKTFQQTANQLIKIITFAPEVDGATDTLKALNNDIIFSMGHTVATYDEANTAVDNGAKHITHLYNAATGFGHREPGVFGAAWLNQNLNTEIIVDGVHSHPAAVAMAYQNKGNEHMYLITDAMRAKGMPEGEYDLGGQNVIVKNAEARLDSGALAGSILKMNDGLRNLITYTGAIIKDLWRVTSWNQAKALGIDQTKGSIKVGKDADLVIVDDTISVLKTIKNGYIHTF; encoded by the coding sequence TTGAAGGAATATTTACTTATAAACGGTCAGATTTATACAGAAAGTCAAAAAATAGAACAAGGTTTTATACATATTAAAGATGGCAAAATCATTGAAATTGGTTCTGCTAAAGATAGATTGAACACTTTAAGTAAAACGTATCCTACAGTAGATGTACAAGGTCATCATGTTATTCCAGGATTTATAGATATACATATCCACGGTGGTTACGGCGAAGATGCGATGGATGCCTCAATGGATGGTCTTAAACATTTATCTGAACAACTATTATCTGAAGGAACAACGTCATTTTTAGCAACAACGATGACACAATCAGATGATAGCATTCATAGAGCACTCCAAAATATTGCAGATTATTATCAAATTCAAAATAGGCATGATGCTGCAGAAATTGTAGGTATTCATCTCGAAGGGCCATTTATTTCAGAACATAAGGTGGGCGCACAACATCCTAAATATGTTCAAAGACCATCTATTGAAAAGATTAAGACATTTCAACAGACTGCCAATCAATTGATTAAAATTATTACTTTTGCACCTGAAGTTGATGGTGCAACTGACACATTAAAAGCTTTAAATAACGACATCATATTTTCAATGGGACATACAGTAGCTACATATGATGAAGCGAATACAGCTGTTGATAATGGTGCTAAACATATTACGCACTTATATAATGCAGCAACAGGTTTTGGACATCGAGAGCCAGGTGTTTTTGGAGCGGCATGGTTAAATCAAAACCTAAATACAGAAATTATTGTTGATGGTGTGCATTCACACCCAGCGGCTGTAGCAATGGCTTACCAAAATAAAGGTAATGAACATATGTATCTCATTACAGATGCCATGCGTGCAAAAGGAATGCCAGAAGGTGAATATGATCTAGGTGGCCAAAATGTTATTGTTAAAAATGCAGAAGCACGATTAGATTCAGGTGCATTAGCAGGTAGTATCTTAAAAATGAATGATGGTTTGCGTAACTTAATCACTTATACAGGTGCTATTATTAAAGACTTGTGGCGAGTGACAAGTTGGAACCAAGCCAAAGCCTTAGGTATCGATCAAACCAAAGGTAGTATTAAGGTTGGGAAAGATGCTGATTTAGTGATTGTTGACGATACGATTTCTGTCCTTAAAACGATTAAGAATGGTTATATTCATACATTTTAG